One genomic window of Actinoplanes lobatus includes the following:
- the ilvC gene encoding ketol-acid reductoisomerase — MTAEVFYDGDADLSIIQGKKVAVIGYGSQGHAHSLSLRDSGVEVVVGLQEGSKSRPKAEEQGLTVKTPAEAAAWADVIMVLAPDTAQRKIYTESIEPNLSAGKALFFGHGLNIRFELIKPPADVTIAMVAPKGPGHLVRRQYVDGKGVPALIAVEQDPTGEGQALALSYAKAIGGTRAGVIKTTFKEETETDLFGEQAVLCGGASALVQTGFEVLTEAGYAPEIAYFECLHELKLIVDLMYEGGIARQRYSVSDTAEFGDYVSGPRVINASVKEEMKKILADIQSGEFTRRLIADDDAGAPELKKFREEAAKHPIEITGAKLRGMMSWVDRPITETA; from the coding sequence ATGACCGCGGAAGTTTTCTACGACGGCGACGCCGACCTGTCGATCATCCAGGGCAAGAAGGTCGCCGTGATCGGCTACGGCAGCCAGGGCCACGCCCACTCGCTGTCGCTGCGCGACTCCGGCGTCGAGGTCGTGGTGGGTCTGCAGGAGGGCTCGAAGAGCCGCCCGAAGGCCGAGGAGCAGGGCCTCACCGTGAAGACCCCGGCCGAGGCCGCCGCCTGGGCCGACGTGATCATGGTGCTCGCGCCGGACACCGCGCAGCGCAAGATCTACACCGAGTCGATCGAGCCGAACCTGTCCGCGGGCAAGGCGCTCTTCTTCGGCCACGGCCTGAACATCCGCTTCGAGCTGATCAAGCCGCCGGCTGACGTGACCATCGCCATGGTCGCCCCGAAGGGCCCGGGCCACCTGGTCCGCCGTCAGTACGTCGACGGCAAGGGTGTCCCCGCGCTGATCGCCGTCGAGCAGGACCCGACCGGCGAGGGCCAGGCGCTGGCGCTCTCCTACGCGAAGGCGATCGGTGGCACCCGTGCCGGTGTCATCAAGACGACGTTCAAGGAGGAGACCGAGACCGACCTCTTCGGTGAGCAGGCCGTCCTCTGCGGTGGCGCGTCCGCGCTCGTGCAGACCGGTTTCGAGGTGCTGACCGAGGCGGGTTACGCCCCCGAGATCGCCTACTTCGAGTGCCTGCACGAGCTCAAGCTGATCGTCGACCTCATGTACGAGGGCGGCATCGCCCGCCAGCGCTACAGCGTCTCGGACACCGCCGAGTTCGGTGACTACGTCTCCGGCCCGCGCGTGATCAACGCGTCGGTCAAGGAGGAGATGAAGAAGATCCTCGCCGACATCCAGTCCGGCGAGTTCACCCGCCGCCTGATCGCGGACGACGACGCCGGCGCGCCGGAGCTCAAGAAGTTCCGCGAGGAGGCCGCCAAGCACCCGATCGAGATCACCGGTGCGAAGCTGCGCGGCATGATGAGCTGGGTGGACCGGCCGATCACCGAGACCGCCTGA
- the ilvN gene encoding acetolactate synthase small subunit yields MSNKHTLSVLVENKPGVLARVSGLFSRRSFNIDSLAVGETENPDVSRITIVVDAESSPLEQVTKQLNKLVNVLKIVELDPAQSVQRELLLVKVRADRAQRSQVLETVELFRARVIDVAPDTLTIEATGNPDKLDALLRDLEPYGIKEMVQSGLVAIGRGSRSITTGPALRAA; encoded by the coding sequence ATGAGCAACAAGCACACACTGTCCGTGCTGGTCGAGAACAAGCCCGGTGTGCTGGCCCGGGTCAGCGGGCTGTTCTCCCGGCGCAGCTTCAACATCGACTCCCTTGCGGTCGGCGAGACGGAGAACCCGGACGTCAGCCGCATCACGATCGTGGTCGACGCCGAGTCGTCCCCGCTGGAGCAGGTCACCAAACAGCTCAACAAGCTGGTGAACGTCCTGAAGATCGTGGAGCTGGACCCGGCCCAGTCGGTCCAGCGCGAGCTCCTGCTGGTCAAGGTGCGTGCCGACCGGGCGCAGCGCAGCCAGGTGCTCGAGACCGTCGAGCTGTTCCGGGCGCGAGTGATCGACGTCGCTCCGGACACCCTGACGATCGAGGCCACCGGTAATCCCGACAAACTGGATGCGTTGCTGCGCGACCTCGAGCCGTACGGCATCAAGGAGATGGTCCAGTCGGGCCTCGTGGCCATCGGCCGCGGATCCCGCTCCATCACCACGGGCCCCGCGCTCCGCGCCGCCTGA